The Nicotiana sylvestris chromosome 6, ASM39365v2, whole genome shotgun sequence genomic sequence CgttttctgaatccagtagatatcatgcctatagtatCTTTGTCCAACACATAGGCAATCCTTAGAGCAATAATTGAAAACTGAATATGCTTCTGTTAATTaatacaaccagcaggcaggcctgattcagacttcttatctgagttatgcaacaaactaaaactgcctcaacaacctcatctccctcgtctttaacgcttttaaatcagacctaaatagtacgtgcaagacatgctattttatgtgttttgttttgagtaggtatacatgagcctctgtttgtttatatgtttccccaaaCATGCATATGTGTTTGTATGTCACTTcagaatttttacctttgaaactcaaAATAAGCCCAGCATCCcgcccttttaggattagtagtcctaagtaccTCCGAGAcagataggaatgggacgggtaatagcatgcaataagtaatcgagaccaatccgcgctttaataccttaacggggtggaaagggtagatatggatatgatgaccacgcgataatatcacgtgtagcccctcattgaggagtgattaccggacattgtgtggttTGATCCATATTTTTCattaacctaggacccctttccctttattctttagcatttttactccttatttaaaaaaaatcagcttttctaattgttctttcaaaactgGTTTACTTTCAAATCCATTCtgtgttgaaatcccctcttatttgagccttatttgcttatatgttaattgcacccaaattcacaataattgtctggccgagaaccacactagtggattctgaggggtgcttaacaccttccccttggaataatttcaagcccttaccctatttcTGGTAgttcaaaatcaaactcttttggcgtcctaatgcaccctaatctttaggtggagactcttcaaattcaaacccagttcccaaaaggaacgagttgtccttccaaatgtcataaacccgatttcactctagaaaaagggggcgcgacaacatggcgactctgctggggatttttaggcttttaccatttcagactattattgtgaatttatgcttctttatgcgcaattatttgtttatttcttttaagcattaaattttcttttcgattgcaaaactgacttgtctttttgtttcttttcctttactgctttccttaattaccgctttaaattatggaactgttgtatttattgctttcttaacgtgcaaatacgtgacaacctgctttaattgttgcataatcatgctcaacaacATATTCCACTCGTGACAAATACAATACCATAGCAactcttataatgagtggttgcactcttccaatgttatcaccccctaaatccggaaaaggcatatttgcggtaaaaccagtcgatcaacggtgtagtcgacggttccgtgcctttcgcccttaagttgtccgctcaagggtattagtctaaaaccccatagaaaccttactctatttaactgtgcatgcatcatggacaaacctagctgagtcagttatgttgtccgcataatgactctttaagatagccttgtccaaagtccactggatttccctaaaacccaaacagacatcatcacattctgtgcatttatttggagaactaaatgttttcatgctaattgttgatatttaatagtcgagtctggtgggggtaagggcctaaacttatttattttgcagaaaatgaggcacgaggtccctagttttggtatgattagcacgcccccactcttgctagcctggtggaggagtcttccatcaaatgaccaaatcaatgaatggaaagagagggtcgctaaagctagcgaaaagttggaatatctggagtacaatctgctggaattggaagggaaagtgaggaagagagttaccGACTGCTAGAACACTAAAGGAAGCGAAGGAGAACATatggcaaaggcatttctactggtgaacctaggcgagctggaggatttgattaacgagagcattcaacctgaggaaggtccttctgggaccaaatagataggaatttgttttttcgctttatgaatgtaataaggccaatggccattagtgacttttatttcttgtttatttagtgtcgatttgggattcatctatttttttatcaataaaacgaGGCATTTagaattctaagttctccaaatcaatttgttgctaggcctacctcgggcacaacaaggtttttcaaattaggacacactttacattcttgcactatgtgtttaaatatcgcaacattttcttataatcctcactaacttgttacctttttgtttttactttttttatttattcccttccccaaaggttagttcgtgcattctggcaacATCAttttattccacgagatccaggggccctccacccactcctaattttagtcctgtcaaaaacaagaataaatggaagatggaagattcgaacaacaccagaaaggagaactcaactgaacgggtagaggtcactcatggtcatggtactttGGTTCCTAAAGAAAATGCATCACAGCTCGAACAAAAActactgaaattccaagaagaacttgatcaggttcggaacctggcaaacctgtcattttccctcaccactcccgatgtcaatttcccaaatgatcagaaccccacacctccacaaaatatcccgaaGCCACAGAACTATCCCGCTCATCACTACCACTGCAACCCCtaccatacttccaacaatacccCACTCCTCATCCcggaacctcaaaactccacaaatggccacttccacacccaccataacacccctatctacgtggagactatgacacactccacccaacccatctcaagcacacccgagtctgatgacaaggatttGCTCATCaggaacatggctgaagaactcaaaaaattgactagccgaattcaaggcgttgaagaaaataagggaattgaagggctgaactatgaaaatctttgcatacagcccgatgtcgaactacccgaggggtacaaacctccaaagttcaaaatgtttgatggtacaagtgatccaagggtccatttaagAACATACTGCGATAAACTGGTTGGAaaagggaaagacgagagaatccgcatgaagctgttcatgaggagtctgaaaggagatgctctatcctggtacattagccaagatccaaagaaatggtcaaacAGGGTAGGTATGGCGTCAgattttatggacaggttcaggttcaacatagaaaatgcaccggatgtgttctacatttagaatctaaagaagaaactcaCAGAAAcatttcacgagtatgctactcactggaggtctaaagctgctaaggtcagacctccCTTAGAGGAAGAATatatgaacaaattcttcgtccgggctcaggacccgcagtattacgagaggctaatgttgattgaaagccataaattttctgacatcatcaagctgggtGAGAGGATCGAAGAGGGCATTAAAAGTGGTGTTGTCAcgaactttgaggccttgcaagctacaaacaaGGCCTTACAGTTTGGTGGTGCGTCCAAGAAAAGGAACgtaggggccgtaatggttgcacagagaaccaaatctcccatcaaataccgaACCTATctgatgcctccactcacatatcagcctacaccaaat encodes the following:
- the LOC138871465 gene encoding uncharacterized protein, yielding MFDGTSDPRVHLRTYCDKLVGKGKDERIRMKLFMRSLKGDALSWYISQDPKKWSNRNLKKKLTETFHEYATHWRSKAAKVRPPLEEEYMNKFFVRAQDPQYYERLMLIESHKFSDIIKLGERIEEGIKSGVVTNFEALQATNKALQFGGASKKRNIQPSGDAVINMSVPLEFEATTKTPTSIKVEFVTPANAPPPFKVAVLPPKEHVSFGVKMST